The proteins below come from a single Thermoanaerobaculia bacterium genomic window:
- a CDS encoding efflux RND transporter permease subunit, translated as LDWAGQFEFQVHAKKTLQIVLPIVFAVIFVLLTMTFRSASEASIVMLSVIYAMTGGVILQWLLGYNFSVAVWIGYIALYGVAVETGVIMVIYLHEALDKRLGKGDLTRDDVLEATREGSVLRLRPKLMTVSAAILSLVPIFWSSGTGSEVMRPIAAPIVGGMVTSTIHVLLVTPVIFFLMKDRARRKGRLRASGMNAAG; from the coding sequence GCTCGACTGGGCGGGCCAGTTCGAGTTCCAGGTCCACGCGAAGAAGACGCTTCAGATCGTTCTCCCGATCGTGTTCGCGGTGATCTTCGTTCTGCTGACCATGACGTTCCGGTCCGCCTCCGAAGCGTCGATCGTGATGCTCTCCGTGATCTACGCGATGACGGGCGGCGTGATCCTCCAATGGCTCCTCGGCTACAACTTCTCCGTCGCGGTCTGGATCGGCTACATCGCGCTCTACGGTGTGGCGGTCGAGACCGGCGTGATCATGGTGATCTACCTCCACGAGGCCCTGGACAAGCGTCTCGGAAAGGGAGATCTGACCCGCGACGACGTCCTGGAGGCGACGCGCGAAGGCTCGGTCCTGCGCCTGCGCCCGAAACTGATGACGGTGTCGGCGGCCATCTTGTCGCTCGTCCCGATCTTCTGGTCGAGCGGCACGGGATCGGAGGTCATGCGGCCGATCGCGGCGCCGATCGTCGGCGGCATGGTGACGTCGACGATCCACGTGCTCCTCGTCACGCCGGTGATCTTCTTCCTCATGAAGGACCGCGCGCGCCGGAAGGGGAGACTTCGGGCGTCCGGGATGAACGCCGCCGGCTAG